The DNA window GCCCCGACGGCCCGGTCGCACCCCGCGACCCGGCCCGCCCCCGCGTCCTCACCGTCGGCCGGATGGTGGAGCGGAAGGGCTTCCTGGACGTGGTCCGGGCGCTGCCCGCCGTGCCGGACGCCGAGTGCGTGGTGGTCGGCGGCCCGCCGGCCGAGCTGCTCCCCGCCGACGCGTTCGCCCGGCGGCTGTCCGCCCTGGCCGAGTCCTGCGGCGTGGCCGACCGGGTGAAGCTGGTCGGCGCGGTGCCGCGCGAGGACATGCCCACCTGGTACCGCTCGGCGGACGTGCTGGTCGCCGCCCCCTGGTACGAGCCGTTCGGGCTCACGCCCCTGGAGGGGATGGCCTGCGGCGTGCCGGTGATCGGCACCAACGTGGGCGGCATCGCGGACAGCGTCGTGGACGGGCTGACCGGCGACCTCGTGCCGCCCCGCGATCCCCGCGCGCTCGGCACCGCGCTGCGCCGGCTCCTCGCCGACCGGGTCCGCCGTTTCGCGTACGCCACGGCGGCGCTGGACCGGATCCGCAGCCGGTACTCCTGGAAGCGCTGCGCCGAACAGCTCGGCGCGGTCTACGCCGCGCTGACCACGGCGTCCCGGCCGGCGTCGGCGGTGGCGTGATGACCCGCCACGACGCCCTCGACGCCCACCTCTCCGGGCTGGCCGCGGCACTCCTGCCGTACCGGCGGGAGGCCGAGCGGCTGGCGGGCTGGGGCACCGAGCTGGCCTGGACGCTGGCCCGGGGCGGGCGGTTGCTGGTGGCCGGCAACGGCGGCAGCGCCGCCGAGGCCCAACACCTCACCGCCGAACTCGTCGGCAAACTCCGCGACGACCGCGAACCCCTCTCCGCCATCGCCCTGCACGCCGAAACCTCCGCCCTCACCGCCATCGGCAACGACTACGGCTACGACGAGGTCTTCGCCCGCCAGGTCCGCGCCCACGGCCGACCCGACGACATCCTCCTGCTCATGTCCACCAGCGGCACCAGCACCAACCTGCTCACCGCCGCCCGCGCCGCACACGACACCGGCCTACGCTGCTGGGCCTTCACCGGCCCCGCCCCCAACCCGCTCGCCGAGGAGTGCCACGACGTGCTCGCCGTGCCGTCCCCGGACAGCCAGGTCGTGCAGGAGCTGCACCTGGTCTCCACGCACCTGCTCTGCGAGTACGTCGACCAGGCCCTGCCGCTGATCCGGCAGCTCCCCACGGCGCCCGTCCCCGCGCCGCGGCCGGGGGCCGTCGCCCGCTGGGCGGCCCCGTCCGTCCCCGCCGGAGGTGACCGGGACGGCGGTGACCGCCACCTGTTCGCCGGGGTGGGATCCGGGCCGCACCTGGGCGTCGGCCGGGCGCTGGACGGGCACGCCCGGGACGGGGCGCGCCGGTACCGCCCGACCGACGGCCACGGCGTCAACGGGCACAACGGACACTCCGCCGACGGGCACGGCAGCGCCGGGCAGCCGGCCGACGGGCACGGGTCCGCCGGCCCGGGGTCGGTGCGGTCGTGACCCGCCCGCTGGTCGTGGTCGGCGACGCGCTCCTGGACCGGGACGTCAGCGGCGTGGTCGGCCGGGTCGCCCCGGACGCGCCGGTGCCGGTGCTCGACGAACGGTCCGCCGCCGAGCGGCCGGGCGGGGCCGGGCTGGCCGCGCTGCTCGCCGCCGCGCAGGAGACCGAGGTGGCGCTGGTGACCGGGCTGGCCGACGACGCCGGCGGGGCCCGGCTGGCACAGCTGGTGACCGAGGCGGGCGTCGAGCTCTTTCCGGTCCGCCTGCCCGGCGCCACCGCCGAGAAGATCCGGCTCCGGGCCGGCGGGCAGACCCTGCTCCGGCTGGACCGGGGCGGTGACCCTCAGCCACCGGGCGAGCCGCCGGAGGCGGTGCTGGAGCTGCTGTCCCGGGCCCGGGCCATCCTGGTGAGCGACTACGGCCGCGGGCTGGTCCGGCAGCCGACGCTGCGCGCGGCGCTGGCCGACGCCACCGCCCCGGTGGTCTGGGACCCGCACCCGCGCGGCCCCGCCGCGGTGCCCGGGGCCCGACTGGCCACCCCGAACCTGGCCGAGCTGCGGCAGCTCACCGGCGACGCCGGCGCCGGTTCGGCGCTCTCCACGGCCACCCGGGCCGGGCAGGAGCT is part of the Micromonospora halotolerans genome and encodes:
- a CDS encoding glycosyltransferase; translated protein: MRIAMISEHASPLAALGEEDAGGQNTHVAELAAALVGEGHDVRVYTRRDSATLAEVVSSPDGYQVCHVPAGPAQRVPKDELLPYMGEFGSWLADSWRRGGWIPDVAHAHFWMSGLATVHAGRRTGVPTVLTYHALGTVKRRHQGARDTSPPGRIGYERALGRTVDRVIVQCEDEVAELVRMGVPRSRMALVPSGVNQAVFRPDGPVAPRDPARPRVLTVGRMVERKGFLDVVRALPAVPDAECVVVGGPPAELLPADAFARRLSALAESCGVADRVKLVGAVPREDMPTWYRSADVLVAAPWYEPFGLTPLEGMACGVPVIGTNVGGIADSVVDGLTGDLVPPRDPRALGTALRRLLADRVRRFAYATAALDRIRSRYSWKRCAEQLGAVYAALTTASRPASAVA